From Mucilaginibacter rubeus, a single genomic window includes:
- the fucP gene encoding L-fucose:H+ symporter permease codes for MDTKPKFTERKFLVVLIFVTSLFMLWGIAMTLGDTLNKHFQNVLHVSKSRSAYVQLSLFGAYAVMGIPAGMFMKKFGYKNGVLLGLGLYAAGAFLFVPAADAKSFDFFRIALFVLACGLATLETVAHPFVASLGDQRTSDQRINFSQAFNGVGGVIGPLLGGYFVLKGGQEHSNDLISVKHLYIVIGAVIALVGVAFSFLKVPPLQDPHVVATDSYAVAGEGHVQESLFKKKHFVFAAIAQLFNVAAQGGTWAFFINYGHEIMHLTDEHAGYYFSLSMVMMMVGRFIGTFLMRYIAPNKLLSIFALGNILMCIIVAQGFGVVSFVALLFINFFFSIMFPTIFSLGLKNLGAQTQNASSFIVMGVVGGGLFPPIMGLIANHNVATAYYLPIICYTVIFLFGISYPKLNKQGV; via the coding sequence ATGGATACCAAACCTAAATTTACCGAACGTAAGTTCCTTGTTGTACTTATTTTTGTTACCTCGTTATTTATGCTCTGGGGGATAGCCATGACCCTCGGCGATACTTTGAACAAGCACTTTCAGAATGTTTTGCACGTTTCCAAGTCGCGCTCTGCTTATGTGCAGCTATCATTATTTGGCGCATATGCCGTAATGGGTATCCCGGCTGGTATGTTCATGAAAAAATTCGGCTATAAAAATGGCGTGCTTTTAGGTCTCGGACTTTATGCTGCAGGCGCATTCCTTTTTGTTCCGGCGGCCGATGCTAAATCGTTTGACTTCTTCCGGATCGCGTTATTTGTACTTGCCTGTGGCCTGGCGACACTGGAAACTGTGGCCCATCCCTTTGTTGCCTCGCTTGGTGATCAGCGTACCAGCGATCAACGTATCAATTTCTCTCAAGCCTTCAATGGCGTGGGCGGTGTGATTGGTCCGTTGTTGGGCGGCTATTTTGTTTTAAAAGGAGGGCAGGAACATTCCAACGACCTGATATCGGTAAAGCATCTGTATATTGTAATAGGCGCGGTGATAGCATTAGTGGGCGTAGCATTTTCATTTTTAAAAGTTCCGCCATTGCAGGATCCGCATGTAGTGGCTACAGATTCATACGCTGTTGCCGGTGAGGGACACGTTCAGGAGAGCCTGTTCAAGAAAAAGCATTTTGTTTTTGCTGCTATAGCTCAGTTGTTTAACGTAGCTGCCCAAGGCGGTACATGGGCATTTTTCATTAACTACGGCCATGAGATCATGCACCTGACAGATGAGCATGCTGGTTATTATTTTTCGTTAAGTATGGTGATGATGATGGTCGGCCGTTTTATTGGCACCTTCCTGATGCGTTACATAGCGCCCAATAAATTGCTGTCGATATTTGCGCTGGGCAATATCCTGATGTGTATCATTGTGGCGCAAGGTTTTGGCGTGGTTTCGTTTGTTGCATTGCTGTTTATCAACTTCTTTTTTAGTATTATGTTCCCGACCATATTCAGTCTTGGGTTGAAAAATTTAGGCGCGCAAACCCAAAACGCATCCTCATTTATTGTAATGGGCGTTGTCGGGGGCGGGTTATTTCCGCCTATTATGGGCTTAATCGCTAATCATAATGTAGCTACAGCTTATTACCTGCCTATCATTTGTTATACGGTGATATTTTTATTCGGTATCAGTTATCCGAAGCTTAACAAGCAAGGTGTATAA
- a CDS encoding LacI family DNA-binding transcriptional regulator: protein MKKLSIVDIANELKVSKTTVSFILNGRAKEKRIGEDLVERVTKYVEEVGYKPNSLAKSLRTGKSNTIGLMVEDISNPFFASIARLIEDRAYKNGYKIIYCSTDNDTQKTKELINMFRDRHVDGYIIAPPEGIEDDVEQLLKDGLPVVMFDRHLPKVNTDYVEIDNLFSTYNATRHLIQQGYKNIAFVTFASSQTQMMARVQGYKDALKESRFTPVVKEIVFNQDEEMIIKPMTAFFKKHKDLDAVVFGTNHVGTCGLKIFSTLGVKVPDDMAVISFDDYDVFKLYSPPVTAIAQPVDEIADNVITVLLKKLNTKGVSTASHSIILKTNLQIRGSSSGLKD, encoded by the coding sequence GTGAAAAAACTATCGATTGTTGATATAGCCAATGAATTAAAGGTTTCTAAAACCACAGTATCATTTATACTGAATGGCCGGGCCAAAGAAAAGCGGATAGGTGAGGACCTGGTGGAGCGCGTTACCAAATACGTTGAAGAGGTAGGTTATAAACCTAACTCGCTGGCTAAAAGTTTGCGCACCGGTAAGTCAAATACCATTGGTTTAATGGTTGAGGATATTTCAAACCCATTTTTTGCCAGCATTGCCCGGCTTATTGAGGATAGGGCTTATAAAAATGGCTACAAGATAATTTATTGCAGTACCGACAACGATACCCAAAAAACCAAGGAACTCATCAATATGTTTCGTGACAGACATGTGGATGGTTATATTATCGCCCCGCCAGAGGGTATTGAAGATGATGTAGAACAACTGCTTAAAGATGGTTTACCGGTGGTGATGTTCGACAGGCATCTACCTAAAGTAAATACCGATTATGTTGAAATTGATAACCTTTTCAGCACCTATAACGCCACTCGACATTTAATACAGCAGGGTTATAAAAATATAGCCTTTGTTACATTTGCTTCCTCGCAAACACAAATGATGGCCCGTGTACAGGGGTATAAGGATGCGCTGAAGGAGAGCCGTTTTACACCAGTAGTTAAAGAAATAGTTTTTAACCAGGACGAGGAAATGATCATTAAGCCAATGACAGCCTTTTTCAAAAAGCATAAAGACCTCGACGCGGTAGTTTTTGGCACCAACCATGTGGGCACGTGCGGATTAAAGATATTTAGTACGCTGGGTGTAAAAGTACCTGATGATATGGCAGTTATCTCCTTTGATGATTATGACGTTTTTAAGCTGTACTCGCCGCCGGTAACCGCTATTGCTCAGCCGGTTGATGAAATTGCTGATAATGTGATCACAGTTTTGCTCAAAAAACTTAATACAAAAGGAGTTAGCACAGCTTCGCATTCTATAATTCTTAAAACCAATCTCCAGATCAGGGGTTCGTCGTCCGGTTTAAAAGATTGA
- a CDS encoding MCP four helix bundle domain-containing protein: protein MTRAFIIKNKARLVLALAVLTAMLLLANWNGRDNVRALDKTLTSIMNDRLLPATFVHEISNKLYENKLTAAASAPDAQAKISSNYAAIEALAKKYEATQLTKEESAKWKAFRIQLNNLRKQEADENNAEYVFTQALKSLDQLIAIQVGESSRLLQSGQRNVSSSILTANFGVVVCILLGLFIMVLLSAREQMILRQDERHLMN from the coding sequence ATGACACGGGCTTTTATTATAAAAAATAAGGCAAGATTGGTCTTGGCCTTAGCTGTGCTCACAGCCATGCTTTTATTGGCTAACTGGAATGGCCGTGACAATGTAAGAGCGTTAGATAAAACGCTGACTTCCATTATGAATGATCGGTTGCTGCCGGCTACTTTTGTGCACGAAATAAGCAACAAGCTTTATGAAAATAAACTGACTGCAGCGGCATCGGCCCCGGATGCCCAGGCTAAAATCAGTAGTAATTATGCCGCTATAGAAGCACTGGCGAAAAAATATGAAGCTACTCAATTAACGAAAGAAGAATCGGCAAAGTGGAAGGCTTTCCGCATTCAATTGAATAACCTTAGAAAGCAGGAAGCGGACGAAAATAACGCGGAGTATGTTTTTACCCAGGCGCTTAAATCACTCGATCAGCTGATAGCTATACAGGTTGGCGAAAGTAGCCGCTTGCTGCAAAGCGGGCAAAGGAATGTGAGTTCAAGCATACTGACAGCCAATTTTGGTGTTGTGGTTTGCATTTTACTCGGACTGTTTATCATGGTACTGCTAAGTGCCAGGGAACAGATGATATTACGGCAGGATGAACGGCATTTGATGAATTAA
- a CDS encoding alpha-L-rhamnosidase C-terminal domain-containing protein, whose translation MKRLLLSILSAAILLLAHNSNARPVQPPDERTRNAQWISMPAITGNEYGVYYFRKNIELTNKPAKFIVNVSADNRYKLYVNGTLVSLGPARGDTFYWNYETVDLAPYLVAGKNTVAALVWNEAQYRPEAQISVRTAFIIQGSTAAEEVLNTNNTWKSMQDRGYQPIWGYFAASTGEMVDMNKSIMNWYAPDFDDSSWPKAANLFGGQLKGQWDGFGWQLVPSSIPQRELVYERIPTVRKATGMDIPQTFPGTKAPLTIPANTTITMLLDQVHLTNAYPTINFSGGKDAGISISYAESLFDNLSKYKMRKGNRNDVDGKDFSGRKDSLISNGDKGQSYTTLNFRTFRYIRLIIHTQNEPLVINDLYGTFTGYPFKQTAVFNTDNKEIKQILDIGWRTARLNAVETYTDCPYYEQLQYIGDTRIQAMISYYYSGDDRLARNAINLMDHSRLAEGVTQSRYPTHDTQIISTFSLWYIGMLHDYWMYRGDSTFIKDKLEGERAVLKFFSQYQQADGSLKNTPYWTFVDWASGKNWEIGSPPKGTDGSSAIIDLQLLWAYQWAAAMEAKMGLSDYAALYNKQAAKLKQTIQRKYWDPAKMLYADTKDKDHFSQHANSLAILTDVVKNTDLPALSKRLLSDTSLTQCTIYFKYYLHQALVKGGLGDDYMNWLDIWRENIKMGLTTWAEYSDLKYSRSDCHAWGSSPNIEFFRTVLGIDSYSPGFSKIKIEPHLGTITKVSGEIPHPNGKVAVSYALENNKWRIKINLPQRTSGIFVWRSKTYMLKGGENVMVI comes from the coding sequence ATGAAACGTTTGCTACTTTCAATTTTATCAGCTGCAATTCTACTTTTAGCGCACAATAGCAATGCCCGACCGGTTCAGCCACCGGATGAACGGACACGGAACGCGCAATGGATCTCCATGCCTGCTATAACCGGGAACGAATATGGTGTTTACTACTTCCGCAAAAACATTGAGCTCACTAATAAACCGGCAAAGTTTATTGTCAATGTATCGGCCGATAACCGATATAAGCTTTATGTAAATGGCACATTAGTATCGCTCGGACCGGCCCGCGGTGATACCTTTTACTGGAACTATGAAACTGTCGACCTTGCACCGTATCTCGTAGCCGGTAAAAATACGGTGGCTGCTTTAGTATGGAATGAGGCACAATATCGTCCTGAAGCACAGATCAGCGTACGAACAGCATTCATTATTCAAGGCAGCACTGCTGCCGAAGAAGTCCTGAATACCAATAATACCTGGAAAAGCATGCAGGACAGAGGGTATCAACCTATCTGGGGCTATTTTGCCGCAAGCACCGGGGAGATGGTGGATATGAATAAATCAATCATGAACTGGTATGCGCCAGATTTTGATGATAGTAGCTGGCCTAAAGCGGCTAACCTTTTTGGCGGACAATTGAAAGGGCAATGGGATGGTTTCGGATGGCAATTGGTGCCTTCATCAATTCCACAACGGGAGTTGGTCTATGAACGGATCCCTACCGTACGTAAAGCCACCGGAATGGATATCCCCCAAACTTTCCCCGGCACCAAAGCACCATTGACCATTCCTGCTAACACTACGATTACTATGCTGCTTGATCAAGTCCATCTTACCAATGCTTACCCTACTATAAACTTCAGCGGAGGAAAAGATGCCGGCATCTCCATAAGCTATGCAGAATCGCTTTTTGATAATTTAAGCAAATACAAAATGCGGAAAGGTAACCGTAATGATGTGGATGGGAAAGATTTTTCGGGCAGAAAGGATAGTCTGATCTCCAATGGCGACAAAGGACAATCATACACTACGCTCAATTTCCGCACTTTTCGTTACATCCGTTTAATTATTCATACCCAAAACGAACCCTTGGTTATCAACGATCTGTATGGCACCTTCACAGGATATCCATTTAAGCAAACTGCCGTTTTCAATACCGATAACAAGGAGATAAAACAAATCCTTGATATTGGCTGGCGCACCGCCCGGTTAAACGCCGTTGAAACTTATACCGATTGCCCGTATTACGAACAGCTACAATACATCGGTGATACCCGTATCCAGGCCATGATTTCTTACTATTACAGTGGCGACGACCGCCTGGCCCGCAACGCCATTAACCTGATGGACCATTCGCGTTTGGCCGAAGGTGTTACGCAAAGCCGCTACCCTACTCATGATACCCAAATTATTTCAACCTTTTCGTTATGGTACATAGGCATGCTACATGATTACTGGATGTACCGCGGCGACAGCACTTTTATTAAAGATAAACTGGAGGGCGAAAGAGCGGTATTAAAATTCTTCAGTCAATATCAGCAAGCCGATGGTTCATTAAAAAATACCCCGTACTGGACATTTGTGGATTGGGCCAGCGGTAAAAACTGGGAAATTGGATCACCGCCCAAAGGCACAGATGGTAGTTCGGCCATAATTGACCTGCAGCTATTGTGGGCCTACCAATGGGCTGCCGCAATGGAAGCCAAGATGGGATTGTCTGATTATGCCGCTTTGTACAACAAACAGGCTGCTAAGCTTAAACAAACCATTCAACGTAAATATTGGGACCCGGCGAAAATGCTTTACGCCGATACCAAAGACAAAGACCATTTTTCACAACATGCTAATTCCTTAGCGATACTTACCGACGTGGTAAAAAATACAGATCTCCCCGCATTGTCTAAAAGATTATTGAGCGACACCTCCTTAACCCAATGCACCATTTATTTTAAATATTACCTGCACCAAGCGTTGGTAAAAGGCGGTTTGGGTGATGACTATATGAACTGGCTGGATATCTGGCGCGAAAACATCAAAATGGGGCTAACCACCTGGGCCGAATATTCAGATCTTAAATACAGCCGTTCGGACTGCCATGCCTGGGGCAGTAGTCCCAACATCGAATTTTTCAGAACAGTTTTAGGCATCGATAGCTATTCGCCGGGATTTAGTAAGATAAAGATTGAGCCACATCTGGGAACAATAACCAAAGTAAGCGGCGAGATCCCTCACCCTAACGGAAAGGTTGCAGTGAGTTACGCTCTGGAAAACAACAAGTGGAGAATAAAGATCAATTTACCGCAGCGCACATCCGGTATTTTTGTATGGAGGTCAAAAACATACATGCTTAAAGGCGGTGAGAATGTGATGGTTATTTAA
- a CDS encoding TlpA family protein disulfide reductase, with product MKKIILLLLSFYCISKGVAQTTAQPLIIQGKLTNSAEKMLKIFFEDVNGKLLIDTIRLNAAGEFYLKTYKIAKPQRTSIQQNNTQINRIYVAPGYDLRITGDASDYTSLSKTKKITGLGAQSSQYRVKMDSIIAVRDDKTAWFDLKTDELIQFLKKSKTLEDSVLNVVFKEPAMGDKYLNTFKKIIELDNQSMSFYMLLQHLDLVKYNAAQARELVTKNTPPAFVNGVSHDEYLVSEDYKSWVLPLYYACEQRLDLLRDSASVKKPGYTLEKIKQLFTGKVRDFYLNRFVEKRIGGSNSIEQLIATQKEMQTFINAISSPVLKKNLANNFIEKKQQLMQIQIGKPAPAFTLPSDQGKVFNLSDFKGKVIYIDLWASWCGPCRQEMPAYKKLSDKFKTNKQVAFVSIAVHDGEKEWRNALKEEKPDWLQLYDNEGTVAQAYVANAIPKYILIDKDGKMLSFDAPGPGTVQAEQLINDAIAKP from the coding sequence ATGAAAAAAATAATCCTGCTCCTGCTTTCATTTTATTGTATTAGTAAGGGAGTGGCCCAAACCACAGCTCAGCCGCTTATTATACAGGGAAAGCTTACCAATTCTGCCGAAAAGATGCTGAAGATCTTTTTTGAGGACGTTAACGGAAAACTTCTTATCGATACAATCAGGCTTAATGCCGCGGGCGAATTTTATTTGAAAACTTATAAGATAGCTAAGCCGCAGCGCACCAGTATTCAGCAAAATAATACGCAGATCAATCGTATCTATGTGGCTCCGGGCTATGACCTCCGGATTACCGGGGATGCCTCTGATTATACCAGCCTGTCAAAAACTAAAAAGATTACCGGACTTGGTGCCCAAAGCAGCCAATACCGGGTGAAAATGGATTCGATCATAGCGGTACGGGATGATAAGACCGCATGGTTTGATTTGAAGACAGATGAATTGATACAGTTCCTTAAAAAATCAAAAACGCTGGAAGATTCAGTATTAAATGTAGTATTTAAGGAACCCGCAATGGGAGATAAATATCTCAATACATTTAAGAAAATAATTGAACTGGATAATCAAAGCATGAGCTTTTACATGCTGCTTCAGCATCTTGATTTGGTTAAATATAACGCGGCGCAGGCGCGGGAACTGGTAACGAAAAATACGCCACCGGCATTTGTAAATGGGGTATCACATGATGAGTATTTAGTATCAGAAGATTATAAATCATGGGTATTGCCGCTTTATTATGCTTGTGAACAACGCCTGGATTTGTTGCGCGATTCGGCATCTGTAAAGAAGCCCGGTTATACCCTTGAAAAAATCAAACAACTTTTTACCGGAAAAGTCAGGGACTTTTATCTTAACCGTTTTGTTGAAAAGAGAATAGGTGGATCTAATTCTATAGAGCAGTTAATTGCAACTCAAAAGGAAATGCAGACATTTATCAATGCAATTAGCAGCCCTGTTTTAAAGAAGAACCTTGCCAATAATTTTATCGAAAAGAAGCAGCAGTTAATGCAGATACAAATTGGAAAACCTGCTCCGGCCTTTACTTTACCCAGTGACCAGGGCAAGGTTTTTAACCTGTCCGATTTTAAAGGAAAAGTTATCTATATTGATCTTTGGGCCAGTTGGTGCGGGCCATGTCGTCAGGAAATGCCTGCATATAAAAAACTAAGCGACAAGTTTAAAACTAATAAGCAGGTAGCTTTTGTAAGTATTGCTGTGCACGACGGAGAAAAGGAGTGGAGGAACGCCCTCAAAGAAGAAAAGCCCGACTGGTTGCAACTTTATGATAACGAAGGCACAGTGGCCCAGGCTTACGTGGCTAATGCTATTCCAAAGTATATACTTATTGATAAAGATGGCAAAATGCTCAGCTTTGATGCACCCGGGCCGGGAACTGTTCAGGCCGAACAGCTGATTAATGATGCCATCGCAAAGCCATAA
- a CDS encoding TetR/AcrR family transcriptional regulator yields the protein MNKGEQKRQFIIEQAAILFNERGIAGTSVDDVLEVANTSKGCFYGHFESKDELAQAAVDYLLGRLNDRRNNTINKHKTAIAKIGAVLNNSKNPLNSYIEGGCPIVNFSTETDDTNPAIKSKIKEMVTTAITTITNVIKEGIKNGELSNAINPSEFATRMMLSIEGGNAMCRVLNSTKPMQIMIKSLKAELASYALEKA from the coding sequence ATGAACAAAGGCGAGCAAAAAAGGCAATTCATAATTGAGCAGGCGGCCATTTTATTTAATGAGAGGGGAATTGCCGGAACATCTGTTGATGATGTTCTTGAGGTTGCTAATACCAGCAAGGGGTGCTTTTATGGTCATTTTGAAAGCAAGGATGAGCTGGCGCAAGCCGCTGTTGACTACCTTTTGGGCAGGTTAAACGACCGCAGGAACAACACTATAAATAAACATAAAACCGCTATCGCGAAAATCGGCGCGGTTTTGAATAATAGTAAAAACCCGCTTAACAGTTATATTGAAGGCGGTTGCCCTATCGTAAACTTTTCTACAGAAACTGATGATACTAATCCTGCCATCAAAAGCAAGATAAAGGAAATGGTTACTACAGCCATAACTACCATTACCAATGTTATTAAAGAAGGGATTAAAAACGGCGAGCTTTCAAATGCCATAAACCCCAGCGAATTTGCTACACGGATGATGCTTTCGATAGAGGGGGGCAACGCCATGTGCAGGGTACTAAACAGCACCAAGCCCATGCAGATCATGATCAAAAGCCTAAAGGCTGAACTGGCATCATACGCTCTTGAAAAAGCCTAA
- a CDS encoding MFS transporter, translating into MKLIKEHHRGISTVLAFALIPLSGFATDIYIPSLPSMARELAVNNSAVQLSLIAFMISSGVSQLFVGSLLDSFGRYRIGTISLLVFALASFTIAVSHNINIIYAMRVLQGITVALIVVGKRAYFVDMYSGEQLKHYTSLFSIIWATAPIVAPFIGGYLEAAFGWQSNFLFLGIATLSLLVLELMYGGESLKNYHPFKAKSILQVYVSTIKTFDFSLGLILISLSYAMLVVYGMSSPFIIEHVFHFSPVVTGYCSLLSGVSLMAGGIISKTLIKKPLVKKVSVALALQLGFAALMVFTAGVKTNLFTLMAFTALVHLLSGFIFNNIFAYCLGRFSKNAGIASGVTGGSLYIVTSFFSYGIVNLMAIKNQQLLGTAYLSFAILAVITLVLFIRARASHQKQEAAVILAAEVAV; encoded by the coding sequence ATGAAACTTATAAAGGAACATCACAGGGGCATCAGTACTGTTTTAGCGTTCGCGCTGATCCCGCTTTCGGGCTTTGCCACTGATATCTATATACCCTCTTTGCCGTCAATGGCGCGTGAACTGGCTGTAAATAATTCGGCCGTTCAGCTTTCGCTTATCGCTTTTATGATCAGTTCGGGCGTTAGTCAGCTGTTTGTAGGTAGTTTGCTTGATAGCTTTGGCCGCTATCGTATCGGTACAATTTCTCTGTTGGTATTCGCGCTGGCGAGTTTCACCATAGCGGTTTCTCATAATATTAACATTATTTATGCTATGCGTGTTTTGCAGGGTATTACGGTCGCGCTTATAGTAGTAGGGAAAAGGGCATACTTTGTAGATATGTACTCCGGCGAACAGTTGAAGCATTACACCAGTCTTTTTTCTATCATCTGGGCTACAGCACCCATTGTAGCGCCATTTATTGGCGGCTATCTCGAAGCTGCCTTTGGCTGGCAATCAAATTTCCTTTTCCTCGGGATAGCTACGCTGTCGCTCCTGGTTTTGGAACTCATGTACGGTGGCGAATCGCTGAAAAATTATCATCCGTTTAAGGCAAAAAGTATTTTGCAGGTTTATGTTTCTACCATTAAAACCTTTGATTTTTCTTTAGGCCTGATCCTGATTTCCTTAAGTTACGCTATGCTGGTAGTGTACGGCATGAGTAGTCCTTTTATAATCGAACACGTGTTTCATTTTTCGCCTGTGGTAACGGGGTATTGTTCGCTGCTTTCGGGAGTATCACTTATGGCAGGTGGGATCATTTCTAAAACGCTTATTAAAAAGCCGCTTGTTAAAAAGGTATCAGTAGCGCTTGCTTTACAGTTAGGCTTTGCCGCTCTAATGGTCTTCACAGCAGGGGTTAAAACAAATTTATTTACCCTGATGGCATTCACTGCCTTAGTTCATCTTTTGTCGGGCTTTATATTCAATAACATATTTGCTTACTGTTTAGGGCGTTTCTCTAAAAACGCGGGTATTGCAAGCGGTGTAACCGGTGGGTCGCTTTATATCGTAACTTCATTTTTTAGCTACGGAATCGTGAACCTCATGGCTATTAAAAATCAACAGTTATTAGGAACCGCTTATTTATCCTTTGCGATATTAGCTGTTATTACGCTGGTTCTTTTTATCAGGGCAAGGGCTTCGCACCAAAAACAAGAGGCGGCCGTTATTTTAGCAGCAGAAGTTGCGGTATAA
- a CDS encoding MFS transporter: MNQKTRTNPPGFGWAVLTTSLAFVVAQLDVSIVNIALPEIAKAYHAGISTLQWVIDSYTLAFAVLMLSAGSLSDLLGSKRIFQIGLIIFGIASAGCGLAPDALTLIIFRIAQGIGAAMMIPSSLALLNHQFAHTPQLRTRAVGLWTAAGSAALAAGPTIGGLLIAFSSWRYIFIVNIPICIIGYILSFKMEQTAKTNKKSFDLAGQFTWMLSVTTLISVIIEVPRLGFNNVMIWGGLILSLVLLGVFLWIEHKVAHPMLPFHLFKSGKFNSLLVLGAVLNGSYYGTVFILSLYLQKVLNYPSLTAGFAFLPLTIGFVISNVISSRVINRYGIQKPIIIGLTMFAAGFAGLFIAHEHTPYLQLFLPFLVIPMGMGLAVPAMINGILSSVDKTLSGTASAILNTARQTAGAIGVAVFGAMAAGGSTAILGAVSKSAAISICLTAIAMFLVTRGLRKTNTIK; this comes from the coding sequence ATGAATCAAAAAACACGCACAAACCCTCCGGGCTTTGGCTGGGCGGTATTAACTACCAGTCTGGCTTTTGTCGTAGCCCAGCTTGATGTTTCCATCGTCAATATCGCTTTACCTGAAATAGCCAAAGCATATCACGCCGGCATCAGCACATTGCAATGGGTAATTGATTCCTATACACTTGCTTTTGCCGTGCTAATGCTATCGGCAGGTAGTCTTAGCGACCTTTTAGGATCAAAAAGGATATTCCAGATAGGCCTGATCATTTTCGGTATTGCATCGGCGGGTTGCGGGTTGGCACCAGACGCGCTTACGCTTATTATTTTCAGAATTGCGCAGGGTATCGGCGCGGCCATGATGATCCCAAGTTCACTCGCGCTACTTAATCATCAGTTTGCCCATACACCACAACTCCGCACCCGCGCCGTAGGCTTATGGACAGCAGCAGGAAGTGCCGCCCTTGCCGCAGGGCCAACCATTGGCGGCTTACTGATAGCATTTAGCAGCTGGCGGTATATTTTTATCGTTAATATTCCCATTTGCATTATTGGTTATATCCTGAGTTTCAAAATGGAGCAAACAGCCAAAACAAACAAAAAAAGCTTTGACCTTGCAGGGCAATTTACCTGGATGCTATCGGTAACCACATTAATCAGCGTAATTATCGAAGTACCAAGACTTGGATTCAATAATGTAATGATCTGGGGCGGATTGATATTAAGTTTAGTACTACTCGGTGTTTTCTTATGGATCGAGCACAAAGTTGCTCACCCCATGTTACCTTTCCATTTGTTTAAGTCGGGAAAATTCAACTCACTTTTAGTACTGGGGGCTGTTTTAAACGGCTCTTATTATGGCACTGTTTTTATCCTAAGTCTGTATTTGCAAAAAGTACTTAATTACCCTTCACTTACTGCCGGTTTTGCATTCCTGCCGCTCACCATAGGTTTTGTTATATCCAACGTTATCAGCAGCCGGGTAATTAATCGTTACGGTATCCAAAAACCTATAATTATTGGGCTCACTATGTTTGCAGCCGGATTTGCCGGTTTATTCATAGCTCACGAACATACCCCCTATCTACAATTATTTCTGCCTTTCCTGGTCATTCCGATGGGAATGGGTCTTGCTGTGCCGGCTATGATTAACGGTATCTTATCAAGCGTAGATAAAACCCTGTCGGGTACGGCCTCAGCCATATTAAATACAGCAAGGCAAACAGCCGGAGCCATAGGAGTAGCCGTTTTTGGCGCTATGGCAGCCGGGGGATCGACGGCAATTTTAGGTGCAGTATCCAAAAGCGCTGCGATATCTATCTGCTTGACAGCCATAGCCATGTTTTTGGTAACAAGAGGGTTGAGAAAAACAAATACGATAAAATAG
- a CDS encoding SRPBCC family protein encodes MITTKNQTGIKAEPGKQELFITREFEAPRELVFRAFTDPDLIVRWLGPRDLKMRIDKYDCRSGGAYRYIHTDPAGNDYGFHGVIHDVTALERIIQTFEFEGLPESGHVILETTRFEALPDNRTRVTVQSVFQSVADRDGMLQSGMERGVNDSHLRLDELFEAGEIK; translated from the coding sequence ATGATCACCACAAAAAATCAAACCGGCATTAAGGCCGAACCAGGCAAACAGGAGCTTTTTATAACCCGCGAATTTGAAGCTCCACGCGAACTTGTTTTCAGGGCGTTTACAGATCCTGACCTTATTGTAAGATGGCTGGGCCCGCGCGACCTTAAAATGCGCATAGACAAATATGACTGTCGCAGTGGAGGCGCTTACCGCTACATTCACACCGACCCGGCCGGTAACGATTATGGTTTTCATGGGGTGATACATGACGTAACAGCTCTGGAGCGCATTATCCAAACATTTGAGTTTGAAGGCTTGCCAGAAAGCGGCCATGTAATCCTTGAAACAACCCGGTTTGAGGCCTTGCCCGATAACCGCACAAGGGTAACCGTCCAATCCGTTTTTCAATCTGTAGCCGATCGTGATGGTATGCTGCAATCAGGTATGGAACGCGGCGTTAATGATTCGCACCTGCGTTTGGATGAGCTTTTTGAAGCGGGAGAAATAAAGTAA